From Campylobacter showae:
TAAATTTGGCTTTAAATTTGACGGCATGAAAAACGGCGTCAAATTTGATGCGGGCGAGGATAAAATTCACCTCGTTAAATCCTGCGAATTTTAAATTTGACGATTTCGCGCGGTTTTAAATTTAGCGCCGAAAAGGCGCGGGTCTAGGCGCGTAAAATTTGCCGCCTCGCGCCCTAAAAACGATCAAATTTAACGCTCGAAATTTAGATAAAAAACGGAGAAATATTTGAAAAATATAGACGTGATGGAGTATGCTGGCGGCGCGCAGCGCATAGATGAAGCGCTGATGCGGCGGGTGCTAGCGGCGCGCGAAGACTACGACTATGCGAAATTTGACGCCGGTGACGTTAGGCGCGCTCTAAACGAGGAAAATCTAGGCGCAGAGGGACTAAAAGCGCTTCTAAGCCCTGCTGCGGGCGCATTTTTAGGCGAGATGGCGGAAGCGGCGCGAGATAGGACGCGCAGGCAGTTTGGCAACTCGGTGCAGTTTTTTACGCCGCTTTATATCTCAAATTTTTGCGATAGCGACTGCGTTTACTGCGGCTTTAGCTCGCGAAATAAGATCTCGCGCGTGCGGCTAAAGGCGGACGAGGCGGCGACAGAGCTAGCAAATATCGCAAAAAGCGGGCTAAAAGACGTGCTGATCCTAACCGGCGAAAGCGCGAAAAAAAGCGACCTGGGCTATATCGGTGAGGTTTGCAAAGAGGCGTCTAGGCTTTTTAGCAACGTCGGAATCGAGATCTATCCGCTAAATGCCGACGAATACGCGTTTTTACACGGTTGCGGCGCGGACTACGTCGTGGTTTTTCAAGAAACTTACGACCCGGCGGCGTATGCGAGATTTCACCTAGGCGGCGTCAAGCGCTCGTTTGCCTACCGCTTCCACGCCCAGGAGCGCGCTCTCATGGGCGGCATGCGCAGCGTCGGATTTGCCGCGCTTTTGGGCCTTGACGACTTTAGAAAGGACGCTCTAGCCACCGCGCTGCACGCGCATTTTATACAGCAAAAGTATCCGCACGCCGAGATCGCGCTATCTTGCCCGCGCCTGCGCCCCGCGATAAACAAGGCTCACGTCGGCCCGCGAGATGTTGACGAGAGGGCGCTGTTTCAGGTCATCTGCGCGTACCGCCTCTTTTTGCCCTACGCAAATATTACGATCTCCACGCGCGAGCTGGCCAGGTTTCGTGACGGCGTCATCGCAGTCGCCGCGAACAAAATCTCAGCCGGCGTTAGCACGGGCGTTGGGACGCACTCGGATAAGGCCAAAAAGGGCGACGAGCAGTTTGAGATCAGCGACGCGCGCTCGGTTGAGGAGATATTGGGCGCGGTGCGTGGGCTAAATTTGCAGCCCGTGATGAGCGAGCATATTTACGTTTAGGGCGGCGGTTTTTGCGGGCGTAAAATTTGGCTCTTGAGGTAAATGGCGATGGAATTTGACAAATTTGAGCTCGTTTGGGTGACGAATCGCCGCTTGAGCGAGGATTTTTTCGCTGATGTTAGGTGGGTAGCGCAAAGCGGCAAGGCGGATAAAATTTTGCTCAGGGAGAGCGATCTGTCCGAGGATGAATACGAAAATTTAGCCCGAAAAACGCTTGAGATCATCGCTGAGTGTGGCTCTGGTGCGCGGCTTATTTTGCACACTTACGCAAACGTCGCGAGCAAACTAGGCGTCTGTGAGCTACACCTTCCCTTTACTAAATTTGCGGCGTTAAGTGGCGAGTCGGCTATAAATTTGAGAGATTTGGCTAAATTTGACGGCGCACGCTCGGACAAAGAGAGAGGCGGCGACATTTGCGGGTCAAATTTAACGCAAAAACTTAAAATCGGCGTTTCGGTCCACTCTTTAGAGCAGGCTTCATCGGCGCAGGAACTAGGCGCTGATTACGTCGTGGCGGGACATATTTTTGATACGCCTTCTCACGCGCTAGAGCGAGGCAGGGGGCTTAAATTTTTACGGGAGATTTGCGAGAAATTAAGCATAAAAACCTACGCTATCGGTGGGATAAATTTTGAAAATCTAAGCGAGATCAAGGATGCGGGCGTAGCCGGAGCGTATATGATGCGGGGATTTTTGAGTTAATTTTTTAATTTTGATTAATACTACTTTAATAACAAATTTTATACTATAGTCATTATCTAAAATAACTGATAATAGGAATAAAAATGAATACTTTAAAAATCGTTATTTTTCTTATCTTTGCTCTATTTTTGGTTGGATGTAGCGGCAAATATGAAGTCACGCCACAAAAGCTAGATGATATCAAGGCTACGGCTAAAATCGTCAATCTAAGTACAAATAAAACGATGGATTTTGACGGCTTTATTGTCGAAGTGTTAGATGCTGATATTTTACTGGTAGGCGAGCTACACGATGACTTTGACCACCATTTGGCCGAAATTTTACTCATCAAAGCGCTTTCA
This genomic window contains:
- a CDS encoding thiamine phosphate synthase, which translates into the protein MEFDKFELVWVTNRRLSEDFFADVRWVAQSGKADKILLRESDLSEDEYENLARKTLEIIAECGSGARLILHTYANVASKLGVCELHLPFTKFAALSGESAINLRDLAKFDGARSDKERGGDICGSNLTQKLKIGVSVHSLEQASSAQELGADYVVAGHIFDTPSHALERGRGLKFLREICEKLSIKTYAIGGINFENLSEIKDAGVAGAYMMRGFLS
- the thiH gene encoding 2-iminoacetate synthase ThiH, which encodes MEYAGGAQRIDEALMRRVLAAREDYDYAKFDAGDVRRALNEENLGAEGLKALLSPAAGAFLGEMAEAARDRTRRQFGNSVQFFTPLYISNFCDSDCVYCGFSSRNKISRVRLKADEAATELANIAKSGLKDVLILTGESAKKSDLGYIGEVCKEASRLFSNVGIEIYPLNADEYAFLHGCGADYVVVFQETYDPAAYARFHLGGVKRSFAYRFHAQERALMGGMRSVGFAALLGLDDFRKDALATALHAHFIQQKYPHAEIALSCPRLRPAINKAHVGPRDVDERALFQVICAYRLFLPYANITISTRELARFRDGVIAVAANKISAGVSTGVGTHSDKAKKGDEQFEISDARSVEEILGAVRGLNLQPVMSEHIYV